TTCGCAAAAAAAAAGAGACCTTGTTTAAGTCGTTCTTTTCTCACGAGAAGCCAACGAAACTGAAACAAAAAAACTTTGAAAAAAAACTTTCGGATTTATTTGGAAGTTAAACTTAAAGCTCTTACCTTTGCACCCGCTTTTACAACGAAAGCAAAAAAGAAGAAGCGTTCTTTGATAGAATTACATAAACAATACAAGTAGTACAAGAGCAAGATTAGAAATAATCTTGGGTAAAATTTAAAACCGTCAATGTCCCTTTAATAAGGGAGAAAGATAATAAATTTACAAAATCCTGAACAGAGCTAATTTGTACTTTCTCTGATAGCAATATCAAAGAAAAGTCATAACAATACTTTTACAATGAAGAGTTTGATCCTGGCTCAGGATGAACGCTAGCTACAGGCTTAACACATGCAAGTCGAGGGGTAGCAGGGTAGCAATACCGCTGACGACCGGCGCACGGGTGAGTAACACGTATCCAACCTACCTTTAACTCGGGGATAGCCTTTCGAAAGAAAGATTAATACCCGATAGAATGAAGAGTTCGCATGTTCTCTTTATTAAAGGATTCCGGTTATAGATGGGGATGCGTTCCATTAGATTGTTGGCGGGGTAACGGCCCACCAAGTCTTCGATGGATAGGGGTTTTGAGAGGAAGATCCCCCACATTGGAACTGAGACACGGTCCAAACTCCTACGGGAGGCAGCAGTGAGGAATATTGGTCAATGGGCGCTAGCCTGAACCAGCCAAGTAGCGTGAAGGATGACTGCCCTATGGGTTGTAAACTTCTTTTATAAGGGAATAAAATGGAGAACGTGTTCTCCTTTGCATGTACCTTACGAATAAGGATCGGCTAACTCCGTGCCAGCAGCCGCGGTAATACGGAGGATCCAAGCGTTATCCGGATTTATTGGGTTTAAAGGGTGCGTAGGTGGAATGATCAGTCAGTTGTGAAAGTTTGAGGCTCAACCTTAAAATTGCAGTTGATACTGTCATTCTTGAGTGTACAAGAGGTGGGCGGAATTCGTGGTGTAGCGGTGAAATGCTTAGATATCACGAAGAACTCCGATTGCGTAGGCAGCTCACTAGGGTACAACTGACACTGAGGCACGAAAGTGTGGGTATCAAACAGGATTAGATACCCTGGTAGTCCACACGGTAAACGATGAATACTCGCTGTTTGCGATATACAGTAAGCGGCCAAGCGAAAGCGTTAAGTATTCCACCTGGGGAGTACGCCGGCAACGGTGAAACTCAAAGGAATTGACGGGGGCCCGCACAAGCGGAGGAACATGTGGTTTAATTCGATGATACGCGAGGAACCTTACCCGGGCTTGAATTGCAGAGGAATATAGTTGAAAGATTATAGCCGCAAGGTCTCTGTGAAGGTGCTGCATGGTTGTCGTCAGCTCGTGCCGTGAGGTGTCGGCTTAAGTGCCATAACGAGCGCAACCCTTATCATTAGTTACTAACAGGTCATGCTGAGGACTCTAATGAGACTGCCGTCGTAAGATGCGAGGAAGGTGGGGATGACGTCAAATCAGCACGGCCCTTACGTCCGGGGCTACACACGTGTTACAATGGGGGGTACAGAGGGCTGCTACCAGGCAACTGGATGCTAATCCTAAAAACCTCTCTCAGTTCGGATCGAAGTCTGCAACCCGACTTCGTGAAGCTGGATTCGCTAGTAATCGCGCATCAGCCACGGCGCGGTGAATACGTTCCCGGGCCTTGTACACACCGCCCGTCAAGCCATGGGAGCCGGGGGCACCTGAAGTACGTAACCGCAAGGAGCGTCCTAGGGTGAAACTGGTGACTGGGGCTAAGTCGTAACAAGGTAGCCGTACCGGAAGGTGCGGCTGGAACACCTCCTTTCTGGAGTGATTTTGTAAAAGGTTTTAATTTAAACTTAATATCTTTACTGATATTCTCTATTGTACTACTGGTACTTGTTTATTTAATATATAGATTAAATAAAGAGATAAACAAGAGAAAACAAGAAGCCGAGCCGCAAGGCAAGGGTTTGAACACAGTCCTATAGCTCAGTTGGTTAGAGCGCTACACTGATAATGTAGAGGTCGGCAGTTCAACTCTGCCTGGGACTACAATCTCTTTTCGGGGGATTAGCTCAGCTGGCTAGAGCATCTGCCTTGCACGCAGAGGGTCAACGGTTCGAATCCGTTATTCTCCACTCACTTATCTTATCTTACTCGTAAGAGTTGATACAGTATAAGACAACGATCTTTGACATAATGTACACAAGCAAAAAGTAATTTTTAGTAAGAGCTAAAAGTATATATCGATCCATACGTTTTTATTTAAGTTTTCGGACTTATTTAAAAGTAGTGTTTGATAAAAGAAAGTAAGCAAGGGCGCATGGCGGATGCCTTGGCTCTCGGAGGCGATGAAGGACGTGATAAGCTGCGATAAGCTTCGGGTAGGTGCAAATAACCTTTAATCCGAAGATTTCCGAATGGGACAACCCAATATCTTGAAGAGATATTATGCTATGAATTTAGCAGGCTAACGCAGGGAACTGAAACATCTTAGTACCTGCAGGAAAAGAAAATAAATAATGATTCCGTAAGTAGTGGCGAGCGAACGCGGAATAGCCCAAACCAACTATGTTACGGCATAGTTGGGGTTGTAGGACCACGTTGTGGGATGACATCAAGTGAGAAGAATAAACTGGAAAGTTTAGTCATAGAGGGTGATAACCCCGTATTCGAAGCTTGGTTAACCCTAGTGGTATCCTGAGTAGTGCGGAGCACGAGGAATTCTGCATGAATCTGCCGGGACCATCCGGTAAGGCTAAATACTCCCGAGAGACCGATAGTGAACCAGTACCGTGAGGGAAAGGTGAAAAGCACTTCGAATAGAAGAGTGAAATAGTTCCTGAAACCATGCGCCTACAAGCGGTCGGAGCATCTATATGGTGTGACGGCGTGCCTTTTGCATAATGAACCTACGAGTTACTTTTTCCGGCAAGGTTAAGGATTTTCAAATCTGTAGCCGAAGCGAAAGCGAGTCTTAACAGGGCGATTTAGTCGGAAGGAGTAGACGCGAAACCAAGTGATCTACCCTTGGCCAGGTTGAAGGTTAGGTAACACTAACTGGAGGACCGAACCGATAAGCGTTGAAAAGCTTCCGGATGAGCTGAGGGTGGGGGTGAAAGGCTAATCAAACTTGGAGATAGCTCGTACTCCCCGAAATGCATTTAGGTGCAGCCTTGTTTATTACTAATGTGAGGTAGAGCGACTGATAAGATGCGAGGGCTTCGCCGCCTATCAAGTCTTGATAAACTCCGAATGCGCATTAGTTTAAGAACAGGAGTGAGGGCGTGGGTGCTAAGGTCCACGTCCGAGAGGAGAAGAATCCAGACCATCAGCTAAGGTCCCCAAATAACCGCTGAGTTGAACTAACGAAGTCAGATTGCTAAGACAGCTAGGATGTTGGCTTGGAAGCAGCCATTCATTTAAAGAGTGCGTAACAGCTCACTAGTCGAGGAGTTTGGCGTGGATAATAATCGGGCATAAGCGGTTTACCGAAGCTATGGAACCATTTATGGTTGGTAGGGGAGCATTCCACTCTGCGTCGAAGGTGAAGCGTAAGCTTTGCTGGAGCGTGTGGAAAAGCAAATGTAGGTATAAGTAACGATAAAGGGGGTGAGAAACCCCCTCGCCGAAAGACTAAGGTTTCCTGATCAACGCTAATCGGATCAGGGTTAGTCGGGTCCTAAGGCTCAGCCGAATGGTGATGCCGATGGCAGAAATGGTTAATATTCCATTACTACCTAATGGAGTGATGTGGAGACGGAGTAGTGAAAGCGTCGCGGGCTGACGGAATAGCCCGTTAAAGAGTGTAGATGTTGATCGTTGTAGGCAAATCCGCAGCGAGAGTCGACCTTGATAGTATGGAGATTCCTTGTGATGATCCAATAGTACGTGTAAACAGACTTCCAAGAAAATCCGCTAAACTTAATCCATTAGGTACCCGTACCGTAAACGGACACACGTAGTCGGGTAGAATATACTAAGGCGCTTGAGTGATTCACGGTTAAGGAACTAGGCAAATTGACCCTGTAACTTCGGGATAAAGGGTCCCTACCCAGCGATGGGAGGGCGCAGAGAATAGGTCCAGGCAACTGTTTAACAAAAACACAGGGCTGTGCCAAATCGAAAGATTAAGTATACAGCCTGACACCTGCCCGGTGCTGGAAGGTTAAGAGGAGATGTCATCGCAAGAGAAGCATTGAATTGAAGCCCCAGTAAACGGCGGCCGTAACTATAACGGTCCTAAGGTAGCGAAATTCCTTGTCGGGTAAGTTCCGACCTGCACGAATGGTGTAATGATCTGGACACTGTCTCAACCGTGAGCTCAGTGAAATTGTAGTATCGGTGAAGATGCCGATTACCCGCGATGGGACGAAAAGACCCCGTGAACCTTTACTATAGCTTAACATTGAATTTGGGTAATTAATGTGTAGGATAGGCCGGAGACTATGAAGTGCGCACGCTAGTGTGTGTGGAGTCGCTGTTGAAATACGGCCCTTTAATTATTTGAGTTCTAACCCGCTGATGCGGGGACACTGTTTGGTGGGTAGTTTGACTGGGGTGGTCGCCTCCAAAAGTGTAACGGAGGCTTCTAAAGGTACCCTCAGGACGATTGGTAACCGTCCGCAGAGTGTAATGGCATAAGGGTGCTTGACTGGGAGACCGACAAGTCGATCAGGTAGGAAACTAGAGCATAGTGATCCGGTGTTTCCGTATGGAAGGGACATCGCTCAAAGGATAAAAGGTACTCCGGGGATAACAGGCTGATCCCTCCCAAGAGCTCATATCGACGGAGGGGTTTGGCACCTCGATGTCGGCTCGTCACATCCTGGGGCTGGAGAAGGTCCCAAGGGTTGGGCTGTTCGCCCATTAAAGTGGCACGCGAGCTGGGTTCAGAACGTCGTGAGACAGTTCGGTCTCTATCTATCGTGGGCGTATGAAATTTGCGTGGCTCTGACACTAGTACGAGAGGACCGTGTTGGACTGACCTCTGGTTTACCGGTTGTGCCGCCAGGTGCATCGCCGGGTATCTAAGTCGGGATTGGATAAGTGCTGAAAGCATCTAAGTACGAAGCCAGCCACAAGATTAGATTTCTTAGGGTCGTTAAAGACGATGACGTTGATAGGCTGCAGGTGTAAAGGTAGAGATATCAAAGCCGAGCAGTACTAATTGCCCGTATACTTTCTTTTATTGACGTATGGTTCATATATCCGTTTAGTTCTATTTAGAATTATTTTTTGCGTACATTGTGTCTACCTTATTAAGGTGACTATGGCACCGGGGTTCCACCTCTTCCCATTCCGAACAGAGAAGTTAAGCCCGGTCACGCCGATGGTACTGCGTAACAGTGGGAGAGTAGGTAGTCGCCGTTTTTGAAGAGCCCCGCAGGTATATTTTACCTGCGGGGCTTCTTTTGTTTATTCCCTTTCTTCTGAATACCTGAATTTTGATCCGTTTTATTCTGATTTGCTCGTGAGTTGATGCTAATGGCGCACAAACCGATCCATAGCTTTTAAAACAACGCAAACTAAAGACTGAACCATCCATAAAGGATCAAAGAATGGAAATCGGATAATCTCTTTTCTGTAGTTGTTTTGTGGGGATTGCTGTGATGATCCTCCCTTCTCTACCCCCTCCAACTATCCCTTTATATTAGTCTGCTTAACTCATAGAAATCTTAAAATCTGAGAATCAATAATACAAACAATATAAATAAGCTCACGCTAGATGAAAAACAGGAAATGTCTTTCATTACATTGAATAATGGATCTGAAGACTTTTTTCGCTTCACTCCTTATTCTTGAAATAGGGTTGTGTACATTATCATTATTAAAGTCTTTAATCAGAATTGATTTGAACCAGAGTTAGCGGAAAATAACGAGATAATACATGAAGAACAGTTGTAACTGAGAATTTTATGTTCTTCTTTTCTTCTACTACTATTTAAAGCACCAATAATAAATATTTGCATACTTTTAATAAGTAAAATGAAAAAGTGCTAAAGAGTCGCTCTTTTGTGTAAGTTACGATTTATTTGAATTTAGATTTTGTTCTTTAAATGTTTATGTTTGCGAAGAGTTTTAATATTTAACTGCAAATTGTGTAGTTTGATTTTTATTATTTGTATCTTTGTCGCCCGAATTGATTTTTCCGCTCGTTATTTATAGTGGTAAAATGTATGTGTTCGACAGTAGTATTCGGTCTTTTTTTGTAACTTTGTAGCGATTATATAAAGAAAAAAACTTTGGGAAAGTTTGATAAATATAAGATTGACTTGAGAGGTATGCAAGTAGATTTTTGCAAGTATGATTTTTTGCTTGATAATACCTTTTTTGCTAACATTGATGGACCTGAAATTCAAAAAGGGAAGGTTGATGTAGAGCTTTCGGTTAAGAGATCATCGCATGTTTTTGAATTAACTTTCAATACTGAAGGATTAGTTTGGATACCTTGCGATCGTTGTCTTGATGATATGGAGCAACCTGTTACTACTTCAGATAAATTGATGGTTAAGTTTGGGTATGAATATGCGGAAGAAGGAGATAATCTAATTATTATACCTGAAGATGAAGGTGAAATAAATGTAGCATGGTTCCTATATGAATTTGTAGCCTTATCTATTCCCATGAAACATGTCCATGCTCCTGGAAAATGCAATAAGGCTGTCACTAGTAAATTGAATAAGCATCTCCGAACAACTCCTGACGATGAAAATGAAGAAGGAGATTTTGATTCAGGTGATGATAATACAATAGAAGATGACAATGAACGGATAGATCCGCGTTGGAATGATTTGAAAGAAATATTAGATAATAATTAAAGTTTATAAAAATGGCACATCCTAAGAGAAAACAATCAAAAACAAGAACAGCTAAGAGAAGAACTCATGATAAAGCAGTAGCTCCTACATTGGCAGTTTGCCCTAATTGTGGTGAATGGCATGTTTATCACACTGTATGTGGTGCATGTGGCTACTATAGAGGAAAACTTGCTGTAGAGAAAGAAGCTGCAGTTTAAAACTCAGTTTAATTAATCATGCTTATTAAATAAAGCTTTTGTCCTAAAAGTTTTATTTTCTAAGCATGATTGGTATTTCTAAATTCAAAATAGGATTAATGGAAAAAATAAATGCAGTAATCACAGGAGTTGGAGGATACGTACCGGATTATGTCTTAACAAACGAAGAGATATCTAAGATGGTCGATACCAACGATGAATGGATTATGACTCGCATAGGGGTCAAAGAAAGACGAATATTGAATGAGGAGGGTTTAGGTACTTCTTATATGGCTAGAAAGGCTGCAAAACAACTTATGCAGCGTACAGGATCCAATCCTGATGATATTGATTTAGTTGTTGTTGCTACTACTACTCCTGATTATCACTTCCCCTCAACAGCGTCTATTTTATGCGATAAGTTGGGACTAAAAAATGCTTTTGCTTTTGATTTACAGGCTGCATGTAGTGGCTTTTTGTATTTAATGGAAACGGCTGCTGCTTTTATCCGCTCTGGAAGATATAAAAAAATTATCATAGTAGGTGCTGATAAAATGTCTTCTATAACTGATTATACAGATCGCTCTACTTGCCCTATCTTTGGCGATGGTGCTGCTGCTTTTATGGTCGAACCAACGACTGAAGAATATGGCATAATGGACGCTCTGCTTAGAACAGATGGTAAAGGTCTGCCTTTCTTACACATGAAAGCTGGCGGATCTGTTTGTCCTCCTTCTTATTTTACTGTGGATAATCATATGCATTGTGTTTATCAGGAAGGACGTACTGTCTTTAAGTATGCTGTGTCAAATATGTCAGATGCAACGGCTGCAATAGCCGAAAGAAATGGCTTGACAAAAGATAATATATCTTGGGTTGTTCCCCATCAGGCTAATATGCGTATTATTGATGCACTTGCTCATCGTATGGAATTGCCTATTGAAAAAGTAATGGTGAATATTCAACGTTATGGTAACTCTAGTGCAGGTACATTACCTCTTTGTATATGGGATTTTGAAGAGAATCTTAAAAAAGGAGATAATCTTATTTTTACAGCTTTTGGTGCAGGTTTTACTTGGGGAGCTGTTTATATGAAATGGGGTTATGATGGTAAAAAGTAGTAGTAACTAGTTGCTGATTATAATTTTAAAACGCATCCTATTTTATTCGATGCGTTTTTTTGTCTAAAACAAAAAATATAGAGAATGCATAAGGCTGGTTTTGTGAATATTGTGGGAAATCCTAATGTAGGGAAGTCAACATTAATGAATGCCTTGGTTGGAGAGCGTATTTCTATCGCTACTTTTAAGGCACAAACTACACGCCATCGGATTATGGGGATATGTAACACAGAGGAAATGCAAATTGTGTTTTCAGATACTCCTGGGGTAGTTAAGCCTGCTTATAAGTTACAAGAATCTATGTTGAACTTTTCAACTTCTGCACTTGCTGATGCTGATGTATTACTTTATGTGACAGATGTTGTAGAGAACCCTGATAAGAATAGTGAATTTATTGCTAAGGTTTGTCAACAAACAATTCCTATTTTATTATTAATTAATAAAATAGATTTAAGTGATCAGGATAAGTTGGCAGACTTGGTAGATACGTGGAAATCTCTTATTCCTCAAGCAGAGATTATCCCTATTTCTGCTCTTTCAAAGTTTAATATTGATTACATCATGAAGCGTATAAAGGCTTTTTTACCTGATTCTCCTCCTTATTTTGACAAGGATCAGTGGACGGATAAACCAGCTCGTTTCTTTGTTACAGAAATTATTCGTGAAAAGATCTTATTATATTATGATAAAGAAATTCCTTATTCAGTAGAGATTGCTGTTGAGCAATTTAAGGAAGAAGCAAAGCTTATTCGAATTAATGCTGTTATATATGTTGAGAGAGATTCTCAGAAAGGCATAATTATTGGTAAGCAGGGAAAAGCGCTAAAGAAGGTTGCAACAGAAGCGCGACGTGATCTCGAAAGATTTTTTGGAAAAACAATTTTTCTTGAGACTTATGTAAAGGTTGATAAGGATTGGCGTAGTTCTGATAAGGAGTTGCGTAGTTTTGGATATCAATTAGATTAGTTATTCATACGACTGTGATAGTTGTAAAAATTGAGTGATAATTATGGGAAATTTGATAGCAATAGTAGGACGTCCTAATGTAGGTAAATCTACTTTGTTTAACCGTTTGACAAAAACTCGTCAAGCGATTGTTAATGACGAAGCGGGAACTACTCGTGACAGACAGTACGGTAAATCGGAATGGTTGGGGCGTGAGTTTTCTGTCGTGGATACCGGGGGATGGGTAGTAAATTCTGAAGATATTTTTGAAGAAGAGATTCGAAAACAAGTTATAGTAGCGTTAGAAGAGGCTAATGTTATCTTGTTTGTGGTGGATGTCATGAATGGAGTGACAGATTTAGATTTGCAGGTTGCTGGAATTTTGCGACGTTCGCAAGTGCCTGTAATTGTTGTAGCAAATAAGACGGATAATCACGATTTACAGTATAGTGCTCCTGAGTTTTACTCTTTAGGTTTAGGAGATCCTCTTTGTATTTCAGCGATAACAGGAAGTGGAACAGGAGATCTAATGGATCTCGTTGTTGCTAAATTTGCTAAAGAGTCGTCTGAGCTATTAGATGAAGATATTCCTCGTTTTGCTGTTGTAGGGAGACCGAATGCTGGTAAATCTTCTATTGTGAACGCGTTTATTGGTGAAGATCGGAATATTGTGACAGAGATTGCGGGAACTACTCGTGATTCTATTTATACGCGCTACAATAAGTTTGGATTTGACTTCTACTTAGTAGATACTGCTGGTATCAGAAAGAAAAACAAGGTTAATGAGGATCTTGAATATTATTCTGTAATACGTTCAATTCGTTCGATAGAGGCGGCTGATGTATGTATCTTGATGTTAGACGCTACTCGTGGTGTTGAGGGACAGGATTTGAATATATTTTCTTTGATCCAAAAGAACTCGAAAGGGCTAGTCGTAGTTGTCAATAAATGGGACTTAGTAGAAGAGAAAAATACAAAAGTGATAAAAGAATTTGAAGATGCTATCCGTTTTCGTTTGGCTCCTTTTGTTGATTTTCCAATAATATTCACTTCTGCAATAACGAAACAAAGAATATTGAAAGTGCTTGAGGAAGCTCGAAAAGTATATGAAAATCGTAGTACTAAGATTTCTACAGCTCGATTGAATGAGGAAATGCTTCCTTTAATAGAGGCATATCCACCTCCTGCAACCAAGGGTAAATATATTAAGATTAAATATATTACTCAATTGCCGAATACGCAAGTTCCATCATTTGTGTTTTTTGCTAATTTACCACAATATGTAAAGGAGCCTTATAAACGTTTTTTGGAAAATAAGATGCGTGAAAAATGGGATCTAACGGGAACACCTATTAATATTTATATTCGTCAAAAATAGTCTTTGGACTTTTTTGATGGAATATGTGAATGATAAAGCTAATAATACAGAAGTTATAAAAATAGTCTGATCTTTCTTATAAAAGAGGTCAGACTATTTGTTTTATTATACGTTCGTTGATTTTTATTTGGTCTTTAACTTACTAATAAACTATGAGCTAAAGAAAAGAAATAGAAGCATATAATGTCGACTGCTCTTGAATATGCCGCTACGTTATACGTATGTATTCGTAAAATAGAACTTGGCTTTGTGATAAAGCTTAAAAAACTCTTCTTATTTTTTTTAAGACTAGGGAAGAATAAATCAGAACACTATATTGGGATCTGTCTATAACTAAGTATGAATGATCTCTTTGCCCCAATAGAGGCTTACTAATATTTTAAGCTGAGATGTAAAGCCTCCAGTTTAGCCTTCCAT
This window of the uncultured Bacteroides sp. genome carries:
- a CDS encoding DUF177 domain-containing protein; translation: MGKFDKYKIDLRGMQVDFCKYDFLLDNTFFANIDGPEIQKGKVDVELSVKRSSHVFELTFNTEGLVWIPCDRCLDDMEQPVTTSDKLMVKFGYEYAEEGDNLIIIPEDEGEINVAWFLYEFVALSIPMKHVHAPGKCNKAVTSKLNKHLRTTPDDENEEGDFDSGDDNTIEDDNERIDPRWNDLKEILDNN
- the der gene encoding ribosome biogenesis GTPase Der; its protein translation is MGNLIAIVGRPNVGKSTLFNRLTKTRQAIVNDEAGTTRDRQYGKSEWLGREFSVVDTGGWVVNSEDIFEEEIRKQVIVALEEANVILFVVDVMNGVTDLDLQVAGILRRSQVPVIVVANKTDNHDLQYSAPEFYSLGLGDPLCISAITGSGTGDLMDLVVAKFAKESSELLDEDIPRFAVVGRPNAGKSSIVNAFIGEDRNIVTEIAGTTRDSIYTRYNKFGFDFYLVDTAGIRKKNKVNEDLEYYSVIRSIRSIEAADVCILMLDATRGVEGQDLNIFSLIQKNSKGLVVVVNKWDLVEEKNTKVIKEFEDAIRFRLAPFVDFPIIFTSAITKQRILKVLEEARKVYENRSTKISTARLNEEMLPLIEAYPPPATKGKYIKIKYITQLPNTQVPSFVFFANLPQYVKEPYKRFLENKMREKWDLTGTPINIYIRQK
- the rpmF gene encoding 50S ribosomal protein L32, which encodes MAHPKRKQSKTRTAKRRTHDKAVAPTLAVCPNCGEWHVYHTVCGACGYYRGKLAVEKEAAV
- the era gene encoding GTPase Era — protein: MHKAGFVNIVGNPNVGKSTLMNALVGERISIATFKAQTTRHRIMGICNTEEMQIVFSDTPGVVKPAYKLQESMLNFSTSALADADVLLYVTDVVENPDKNSEFIAKVCQQTIPILLLINKIDLSDQDKLADLVDTWKSLIPQAEIIPISALSKFNIDYIMKRIKAFLPDSPPYFDKDQWTDKPARFFVTEIIREKILLYYDKEIPYSVEIAVEQFKEEAKLIRINAVIYVERDSQKGIIIGKQGKALKKVATEARRDLERFFGKTIFLETYVKVDKDWRSSDKELRSFGYQLD
- a CDS encoding beta-ketoacyl-ACP synthase III — translated: MEKINAVITGVGGYVPDYVLTNEEISKMVDTNDEWIMTRIGVKERRILNEEGLGTSYMARKAAKQLMQRTGSNPDDIDLVVVATTTPDYHFPSTASILCDKLGLKNAFAFDLQAACSGFLYLMETAAAFIRSGRYKKIIIVGADKMSSITDYTDRSTCPIFGDGAAAFMVEPTTEEYGIMDALLRTDGKGLPFLHMKAGGSVCPPSYFTVDNHMHCVYQEGRTVFKYAVSNMSDATAAIAERNGLTKDNISWVVPHQANMRIIDALAHRMELPIEKVMVNIQRYGNSSAGTLPLCIWDFEENLKKGDNLIFTAFGAGFTWGAVYMKWGYDGKK